A single genomic interval of Longimicrobium sp. harbors:
- a CDS encoding amidohydrolase family protein, whose translation MRPIRSILRLVSALLIAAPLSAQQRPALAPAARAFVSVDAPVVALTHVRLVDGTGAPARQDQTVVVRGTRIESVGPTATTAIPAGARVMDLSGHTVIPGLVSLHEHTYLGGLSRSVPMNASAYLYLAFGVTTAMTAGSQLPDEEVELKRAIDAGRMPGPRLHIAGPYITAGTRRTGAFRGVDSPEEARRFVDEWAGKGATWFKVMSGPREVLAWVIEAAHARRLRVTGHLCAVTFGEAAELGIDALQHGFITASEYVPGKRPDVCPPGNQRAQADVDVASPAVQESIRRIAATGTPVVSTLGVYESFIPGRARLDSAAMAMLAPATRRQVEANHAGLGQSGFTVPERLLEKMMRWERDFVAAGGLLGAGSDPWGTGFLPGFGNLRNYELLVEAGFTAEQAIQIMTLNGARILGEEARIGSVEPGKAADLVVIRGDPLGTPSAIYEVTTVFRDGRGYDSTGLREFAKGKVGIY comes from the coding sequence ATGAGACCCATCCGCTCGATCCTCCGCCTCGTTTCCGCGCTGCTGATCGCCGCGCCCCTGTCCGCGCAGCAGCGCCCGGCACTCGCCCCCGCGGCCCGCGCCTTCGTGTCCGTCGATGCGCCCGTGGTGGCGCTCACGCACGTCCGCCTGGTGGACGGCACCGGGGCGCCGGCGCGCCAGGACCAGACGGTGGTCGTGCGCGGCACCCGCATCGAGTCCGTGGGGCCCACCGCCACCACGGCGATCCCGGCGGGCGCGCGGGTGATGGACCTGTCCGGCCACACGGTCATCCCCGGCCTGGTGTCGCTGCACGAGCACACGTACCTCGGCGGGCTGAGCCGCAGCGTGCCGATGAACGCCAGCGCGTACCTGTACCTGGCGTTCGGCGTCACGACCGCGATGACGGCCGGCAGCCAGCTCCCGGACGAGGAAGTGGAGCTGAAGCGCGCCATCGACGCGGGCCGGATGCCCGGCCCGCGCCTGCACATCGCAGGGCCGTACATCACCGCGGGCACGCGGCGGACGGGCGCGTTCCGCGGCGTGGACTCGCCCGAGGAGGCGCGCCGCTTCGTCGACGAGTGGGCGGGGAAGGGCGCCACCTGGTTCAAGGTGATGAGTGGCCCGCGCGAGGTGCTGGCGTGGGTGATCGAGGCCGCGCACGCGCGGCGGCTCCGCGTGACCGGCCACCTGTGCGCGGTGACGTTCGGCGAGGCCGCGGAGCTGGGCATCGACGCGCTTCAGCACGGGTTCATCACCGCCAGCGAGTACGTACCCGGAAAGCGGCCGGACGTGTGCCCGCCGGGCAACCAGCGCGCGCAGGCCGACGTGGACGTGGCCAGCCCGGCGGTGCAGGAAAGCATCCGCCGCATCGCCGCGACGGGCACGCCGGTGGTGAGCACGCTGGGCGTGTACGAGAGCTTCATCCCCGGACGGGCGCGGCTGGACTCCGCCGCGATGGCCATGCTGGCGCCGGCCACGCGCCGCCAGGTGGAGGCGAACCACGCGGGGCTGGGTCAGTCCGGGTTCACCGTCCCGGAGCGGCTGCTGGAGAAGATGATGCGGTGGGAGCGGGATTTCGTGGCGGCGGGCGGGCTGCTGGGGGCGGGCTCGGACCCGTGGGGCACGGGCTTCCTTCCGGGCTTCGGCAACCTGCGCAACTACGAGCTGCTGGTGGAGGCTGGCTTCACCGCCGAACAGGCGATCCAGATCATGACCCTGAACGGCGCGCGCATCCTGGGCGAGGAAGCGCGCATCGGCTCAGTGGAGCCGGGGAAGGCCGCGGACCTGGTCGTCATCCGCGGCGACCCGCTCGGCACCCCGTCAGCGATCTACGAGGTGACGACGGTCTTCCGCGACGGCCGCGGCTACGACTCCACGGGGCTGCGGGAGTTCGCGAAGGGCAAGGTGGGCATCTACTGA
- the rpe gene encoding ribulose-phosphate 3-epimerase — protein MSRIKIAPSILSADFTRLGEHIREAEQGGADWIHVDVMDGHFVPNITIGPLIAAAAKRSTGLPIDVHLMIEKPERYLADFAKAGADYLTVHVETSPHLHRTIQQIRELGVKPGVTLNPATPVDAIADILPYVDLVLVMSVNPGFGGQSYIPTSTAKIARIRRMLDERRLHHVELQVDGGVAPDTIADVVRAGASCVVAGSAVYNAKAPVAENIRLLREAAGQT, from the coding sequence ATGAGCCGCATCAAGATCGCACCCTCCATCCTCTCCGCCGACTTCACGCGGCTGGGCGAGCACATCCGCGAGGCGGAGCAGGGCGGGGCAGACTGGATTCACGTGGACGTGATGGACGGGCACTTCGTCCCCAACATCACCATCGGCCCGCTGATCGCGGCGGCGGCCAAGCGTTCGACGGGGCTGCCGATCGACGTGCACCTGATGATCGAGAAACCCGAGCGCTACCTGGCGGACTTTGCCAAGGCTGGGGCCGACTACCTGACGGTGCACGTGGAAACCAGCCCGCACCTTCACCGCACCATCCAGCAGATCCGCGAGTTGGGCGTAAAGCCGGGCGTGACGCTGAATCCGGCGACACCTGTGGATGCCATCGCCGACATTCTGCCGTACGTGGACCTGGTGCTGGTGATGTCGGTGAACCCGGGCTTCGGCGGGCAGTCGTACATCCCCACCAGCACGGCCAAGATCGCGCGCATCCGGCGGATGCTGGACGAGCGCCGGCTTCACCACGTGGAGCTGCAGGTGGACGGCGGCGTGGCGCCGGACACCATCGCCGACGTCGTGCGCGCCGGCGCGAGCTGCGTGGTCGCGGGTTCCGCCGTCTACAACGCAAAGGCGCCCGTGGCCGAGAACATCCGCCTGCTGCGCGAGGCCGCTGGCCAGACGTAG
- the rpiA gene encoding ribose-5-phosphate isomerase RpiA: MHTSDTEALKRAAAERAAEWIQDGMTVGLGTGSTVRHLLDVIAERRAAGEWRSIVGVPTSDDTEQRARRLDIPLATLAERPRMDVTIDGADEVDPQLRLIKGLGAALLREKIVAAASAQLVIVADETKVVQRLGTRAPLPVEVDPFSEPIQLGFLRSLGAEPTLRVKDGRTVVTDGGNHILDCRFPDGIADPEDIERRLLLRPGILECGLFLGMATAVVIAGSGGIEVRTREDAR, translated from the coding sequence GTGCACACCAGCGACACCGAGGCGTTGAAGCGGGCCGCGGCCGAACGGGCCGCGGAGTGGATCCAGGACGGGATGACCGTGGGGCTGGGCACCGGCTCCACCGTGCGCCACCTGCTGGACGTAATCGCCGAGCGCCGCGCGGCCGGCGAGTGGCGCTCCATCGTCGGCGTGCCCACGTCGGACGATACCGAGCAGCGCGCGCGGCGCCTGGACATTCCCCTCGCCACTCTCGCCGAGCGCCCGCGGATGGACGTGACCATCGACGGCGCTGACGAGGTAGATCCGCAGCTGCGGCTGATCAAGGGGCTGGGCGCGGCGCTGCTGCGGGAGAAAATCGTCGCGGCGGCATCGGCCCAGCTGGTGATCGTGGCCGATGAAACGAAGGTCGTTCAGCGGCTGGGGACCAGGGCGCCGCTGCCGGTGGAGGTCGATCCGTTCTCCGAGCCCATCCAGCTCGGTTTCCTGCGCTCCCTGGGCGCCGAGCCCACGCTGCGCGTCAAGGACGGACGGACGGTGGTAACGGACGGCGGCAACCACATCCTGGACTGCCGCTTTCCCGACGGCATCGCCGACCCGGAAGACATCGAGCGGCGGCTGCTGCTGCGCCCCGGCATCCTGGAATGCGGGCTGTTCCTGGGGATGGCGACGGCCGTGGTGATCGCGGGGAGCGGCGGGATCGAAGTCCGCACGCGGGAGGATGCGCGATGA
- a CDS encoding phage holin family protein yields the protein MKLILRWLASAAAVGLAVYLLPGLDYDGRIETLFVVALVLGLVNAIVRPMVKMMACGIIVLTLGLALLVINAVMLYLTTFIAGHLGYGFHIDSFVDAIIGSVVISLATWLLSMFINDDDKRRR from the coding sequence ATGAAGCTCATCCTGCGCTGGCTCGCGTCGGCCGCCGCCGTCGGCCTGGCGGTCTACCTGCTTCCCGGCCTGGACTACGACGGCCGCATCGAAACACTGTTCGTCGTCGCCTTGGTGCTGGGGCTGGTGAACGCCATCGTGCGCCCGATGGTCAAGATGATGGCGTGCGGCATCATCGTGCTCACGCTGGGGCTGGCGCTGCTGGTGATCAACGCGGTAATGCTGTACCTCACCACCTTCATCGCGGGGCACCTGGGATACGGCTTCCACATCGACAGCTTCGTGGACGCCATCATCGGCTCGGTGGTCATCAGCTTGGCGACGTGGCTGCTGTCGATGTTCATCAACGACGACGACAAGCGCCGCCGCTGA
- a CDS encoding RNA polymerase sigma factor: protein MTASNAHRAVEAVWRIESAKLIAGLARMVRDVGLAEDLAQDALVAALEKWPETGVPDKPGAWLMAAAKRRAIDHFRRDKLLERKHQELGYEHDSRADDVVASLDAALDDPVGDDLLRLIFTCCHPVLATEARVALTLRMLGGLSTEEIARAFLVPVATVAQRIVRAKRTLAEARVPFEVPRGDELAGRLSSVLGVVYLIFNEGYSATAGDDWMRPALCEDALRLGRILAGLVPNEPEVHGLVALMEIQASRLRARTGPTGEPVLLMDQDRARWDRLLIGRGLQALRRAEELGGALGPYALQAAIAACHARARTADETNWPRIAALYAALAQQQPSPVVELNRAVAVGMAFGPTAGLQIADQLVAEPSLKAYHLLPSVRGDLLAKLGRHDEARAEFERAASLTQNAREQRLLLDRARESAAAATAMSAETAAPG from the coding sequence ATGACGGCATCCAACGCACACCGCGCGGTAGAGGCGGTCTGGAGAATCGAGTCGGCCAAGCTGATCGCGGGCCTCGCGCGGATGGTGCGCGACGTGGGCCTGGCCGAAGACCTGGCGCAGGACGCGCTCGTCGCCGCGCTGGAGAAGTGGCCGGAGACCGGCGTGCCCGACAAGCCCGGCGCCTGGCTGATGGCCGCCGCCAAGCGCCGCGCCATCGACCACTTTCGCCGCGACAAGCTCCTGGAGCGCAAGCACCAGGAGCTGGGCTACGAGCACGATTCGCGGGCGGACGACGTGGTGGCCAGCCTGGACGCCGCCCTCGACGACCCCGTCGGCGACGACCTGCTTCGCCTGATCTTCACCTGCTGCCATCCCGTCCTCGCCACGGAGGCGCGCGTCGCGCTCACCCTGCGCATGCTGGGCGGGCTGAGCACCGAGGAGATCGCGCGCGCCTTCCTGGTGCCCGTTGCCACCGTGGCGCAGCGGATCGTCCGCGCCAAGCGCACCCTGGCGGAGGCGCGCGTGCCCTTCGAGGTGCCCCGCGGAGACGAGCTCGCCGGGCGCCTTTCGTCGGTGCTGGGGGTGGTGTACCTGATCTTCAACGAGGGATACTCCGCCACCGCCGGCGACGATTGGATGCGTCCGGCCCTATGCGAAGACGCCCTGCGCCTGGGGCGCATCCTGGCCGGTCTCGTCCCGAACGAGCCGGAGGTGCACGGGCTCGTGGCGCTGATGGAGATCCAGGCCTCGCGGCTGCGGGCGCGCACCGGCCCCACCGGCGAGCCGGTGCTGCTGATGGACCAGGACCGCGCGCGGTGGGACCGCCTGCTGATCGGCCGCGGGCTCCAGGCGCTGCGCCGCGCCGAGGAGCTGGGCGGCGCGCTGGGGCCGTACGCGCTGCAGGCCGCCATCGCCGCCTGCCACGCACGCGCCCGCACCGCCGACGAAACGAACTGGCCCCGGATCGCCGCGCTCTATGCCGCGCTCGCCCAGCAGCAGCCCTCGCCCGTGGTGGAGTTGAACCGCGCCGTGGCGGTGGGGATGGCGTTCGGCCCGACGGCGGGGCTGCAGATCGCCGACCAGCTCGTCGCCGAGCCTTCGCTCAAGGCCTACCACCTGCTGCCCAGCGTGCGCGGCGACCTCCTGGCCAAGCTGGGGCGCCACGACGAGGCGCGGGCGGAGTTCGAGCGCGCGGCGTCGCTCACGCAGAATGCCCGCGAGCAGCGGCTGCTGCTGGACCGCGCCCGCGAGTCCGCCGCGGCGGCGACAGCAATGTCGGCTGAGACGGCCGCGCCGGGCTGA
- a CDS encoding BlaI/MecI/CopY family transcriptional regulator: MDEISFTPRELDVMSILWRSGSGTVSEVREGLGEDLAYTSVLSALQTLEEKKFVRHEAEGRAYRYFPTVEPETAGRSAMARIREAVFQGSAELMFAQFVSDRKLNRDELERMRRLLAERLEDES; the protein is encoded by the coding sequence ATGGACGAAATCAGCTTTACCCCGCGCGAGCTGGACGTGATGAGCATCCTCTGGCGCAGCGGCTCGGGAACGGTGAGCGAGGTGCGCGAAGGGCTGGGCGAAGACCTGGCCTACACGTCGGTGCTTTCGGCGCTGCAAACGCTGGAGGAGAAGAAGTTCGTGCGCCACGAGGCCGAGGGACGCGCCTACCGCTACTTCCCCACCGTCGAGCCCGAGACGGCCGGCCGCAGCGCGATGGCGCGCATCCGCGAAGCCGTGTTCCAGGGATCGGCGGAGCTGATGTTCGCCCAGTTCGTGTCCGACCGGAAGCTCAATCGCGATGAGCTGGAACGCATGCGCCGCCTGCTCGCCGAGCGGCTGGAGGACGAATCATGA
- a CDS encoding M56 family metallopeptidase — MIASWMLYALLVSLLLAAAAWTLEEVFRLRGLAVRFVWLGALLGTVAITAAAPLRSRPPVVLQATQSSDEAIPRERPAAEGLTERAAASLRAVRMELNRGLDAAAALGGRAGTGLALGWITLSSLVLAITGATLLRSRRARRRWPVAELSGERVRVAPGVGPAVLGIRRPEVVVPAWLLGASPQEQRLVVIHEREHVRARDPLVLLVGCVAAAVMAWNPAAWWMLRRLRAAVELDCDARVLRHGVRPQEYGAVLIDIAGRGPGLSLGAPALAGSPSILERRLRAMTMRLPRYARLRASALGVVATAALATACEAPLPSSAELETMDVAGVEARTTQLVAPGSDDTIYMVDGKQVTAAEAHALSADRIMRMEVNRMRAPSDGTQTIHIYTREGVASGLAPSVREPGTEPAGGPNRIHVNEMRPTPTPGAGGGSPSTGATSVRTADGGSRSGGTVRADTFNGLLIVDGVVTPSSALRSLDHQNIASVEVLKADAATREYDDPRAAHGVIRVTTKRGASTQ; from the coding sequence ATGATCGCCTCGTGGATGCTGTACGCGCTCCTGGTGAGCCTTCTGCTCGCGGCCGCCGCCTGGACGCTGGAAGAGGTGTTCCGCCTGCGCGGACTGGCCGTGCGTTTCGTGTGGCTGGGCGCCCTGCTGGGCACCGTGGCGATCACGGCCGCCGCTCCGCTGCGCAGCCGCCCTCCCGTGGTGCTGCAGGCCACGCAGTCGTCCGACGAGGCGATCCCACGGGAACGTCCCGCCGCCGAGGGGCTGACGGAGCGGGCGGCCGCATCGCTGCGAGCGGTGCGAATGGAGTTGAACCGCGGGCTGGATGCGGCGGCGGCGCTCGGGGGGCGGGCGGGCACCGGCCTGGCACTCGGGTGGATCACCCTGTCGTCGCTGGTGCTGGCGATCACCGGGGCCACGCTGCTCCGCTCGCGGCGTGCGCGGCGCCGGTGGCCCGTCGCGGAGCTTTCGGGCGAGCGGGTGAGGGTGGCGCCCGGCGTGGGACCGGCGGTGCTCGGCATCCGCAGGCCCGAGGTGGTGGTGCCCGCATGGCTGCTGGGGGCCTCGCCCCAGGAGCAGCGGCTGGTTGTGATCCACGAGCGCGAGCACGTGCGCGCCCGCGATCCGCTGGTGCTGCTGGTGGGGTGCGTGGCGGCCGCGGTGATGGCCTGGAACCCCGCCGCGTGGTGGATGCTGCGGAGGCTTCGCGCCGCCGTGGAGCTGGACTGCGATGCGCGCGTGCTGCGGCACGGCGTTCGTCCGCAGGAATACGGAGCGGTGCTGATCGACATCGCCGGGCGAGGGCCCGGACTGTCCCTGGGTGCACCGGCGCTCGCCGGGTCGCCCTCCATCCTGGAACGGAGACTACGCGCCATGACCATGAGACTTCCCCGCTACGCCCGCCTGCGCGCCAGCGCCCTTGGCGTGGTCGCCACCGCCGCCCTGGCCACCGCATGCGAAGCGCCGCTGCCCAGCAGCGCCGAGTTGGAAACGATGGACGTGGCCGGCGTCGAGGCGCGCACCACCCAGCTCGTCGCGCCGGGGTCGGACGACACGATCTACATGGTGGACGGCAAGCAGGTTACGGCCGCGGAAGCCCACGCGCTGTCGGCCGACCGGATCATGCGCATGGAAGTCAATCGCATGAGAGCGCCGAGTGACGGCACGCAGACCATTCACATCTACACCCGCGAGGGTGTGGCAAGCGGCCTGGCACCGAGTGTACGCGAGCCGGGAACCGAACCCGCCGGAGGCCCCAATCGCATCCACGTCAACGAGATGCGCCCCACCCCGACGCCGGGCGCCGGGGGTGGCTCGCCCTCAACCGGCGCGACGTCCGTCAGGACGGCCGACGGCGGAAGCCGCAGCGGGGGAACCGTTCGCGCGGACACCTTCAACGGTCTGCTGATCGTCGACGGCGTGGTGACGCCTTCGTCCGCGCTGCGCAGCCTGGATCACCAGAACATCGCCAGCGTCGAGGTCCTCAAGGCCGACGCGGCGACGCGGGAGTACGACGATCCGCGCGCCGCGCACGGCGTAATCCGCGTGACTACCAAGCGCGGAGCGAGCACACAGTAA
- a CDS encoding AAA family ATPase, with the protein MSDELPLQSFEVHGYRGIGHLTLPRLGNVNLFVGLNNAGKTSLLEAVHLYTSKTPRVVLAGILRERSGFRPRFSSDLEVTAEQVTAALDSARSLFYGSFAGSAADPIKIGPAGADGNALTIWLPWARTNSAGETEDALDLELFIEPDSPLIQMSRGENTASFSVDWFLRRFGVMITGVKQRTSHIPAHGLDAARLSEMWDQAVEAGYAPEVEQAIRSVVPELERIYLVGDAAAGGRSLYLQLQGTPRPMPLTSMGDGTTRVFGIALSCVRARGGALLVDEVENGLHHSIQPDVWESLIGMAERLSVQVFATTHSWDAVVGFQHAATNSPSNGMLYRLEREQDGRIYAEQYTEKDVAVAARAQVEVR; encoded by the coding sequence ATGAGCGACGAGCTTCCGCTGCAAAGCTTCGAGGTCCACGGCTACCGAGGGATCGGCCATCTGACGCTCCCCAGGCTGGGGAACGTCAACCTTTTCGTGGGCCTGAACAACGCGGGGAAGACGTCGCTTCTGGAGGCGGTCCACCTGTATACCAGCAAGACGCCACGGGTCGTGCTCGCGGGCATCCTGCGGGAGCGGTCGGGATTCCGGCCGCGTTTCTCCAGCGATCTTGAGGTCACGGCCGAACAGGTAACCGCGGCACTGGATTCGGCGCGATCACTGTTCTACGGCAGCTTCGCGGGAAGTGCCGCCGATCCCATCAAGATCGGGCCGGCTGGTGCCGATGGAAACGCGCTGACGATCTGGCTGCCATGGGCGAGGACGAACAGCGCGGGCGAAACGGAGGATGCGCTGGATCTGGAGCTTTTCATCGAGCCCGACTCGCCCTTGATCCAGATGAGCCGCGGTGAGAACACGGCATCGTTTTCGGTGGATTGGTTTCTACGCCGTTTCGGCGTGATGATCACGGGAGTCAAGCAGCGCACCTCGCACATTCCGGCGCATGGGCTCGATGCAGCGCGCCTGAGCGAGATGTGGGACCAGGCTGTAGAGGCCGGCTACGCGCCGGAGGTAGAACAGGCCATCCGATCCGTCGTTCCCGAGCTGGAGCGGATCTATCTGGTCGGTGACGCCGCGGCAGGTGGGCGATCCCTGTACCTGCAACTCCAGGGCACGCCACGCCCGATGCCGCTGACGAGCATGGGCGATGGGACGACGCGCGTCTTTGGCATCGCGCTCTCCTGCGTTCGCGCACGGGGTGGCGCGCTGCTCGTGGACGAGGTGGAGAACGGCCTCCATCACAGCATCCAGCCGGATGTCTGGGAATCCCTAATCGGCATGGCAGAGCGGCTTTCGGTACAGGTGTTCGCGACGACGCACAGCTGGGACGCCGTCGTGGGGTTTCAGCATGCCGCGACGAACAGTCCCTCGAACGGCATGCTGTACCGTTTGGAACGCGAGCAGGACGGCCGGATCTACGCCGAGCAGTATACGGAAAAGGACGTTGCCGTAGCGGCCAGGGCGCAGGTCGAGGTGCGCTGA
- a CDS encoding acyl-CoA mutase large subunit family protein yields the protein MSDILASSNLGEDSGAVGGKAAWTERAVTPALGRHPERREQFQTTSGVEVDRLYTRDDVAGLDHGRDLGYPGEFPFTRGIQPTMYRGRFWTMRQYAGFGTAEETNTRFKLLLEAGQTGLSTAFDLPTQMGYDSDHAMSAGEVGRVGVAIDTVDDMRTLLDGIPLDRVSTSMTINATASILLAFYVAVADERGIDRSKLSGTIQNDILKEYIARGTYIFPVEPSLRLITDIFGFCNAQVPRWNTISISGYHIREAGATAAQEVAFTFANAMEYVKRALAAGLPIERFAPRLSFFFASHNDLFEEVAKFRAARRLYARLMRERWGANDEGAKLRFHTQTGGVTLQAQQPLNNVVRVTVQALAAALGGTQSLHTNGYDEALSLPTAQAATLALRTQQVLAYESGIADTVDPLAGSYYVESLTDALEAKAREYLDRIEEIGGASEAIAYMQEEIHRAAYEFQIAVERGDKTIVGVNKFKGQDEPFDLGQPDFSALEKGQRARLADIRARRDDAEVRARLEAIRAAARGTDNLMPLIIDAVKTMVTLGEISDALRAEWGVYRPA from the coding sequence ATGAGCGATATCCTGGCCTCCTCCAACCTGGGCGAAGACTCCGGCGCCGTCGGCGGCAAGGCGGCGTGGACGGAGCGCGCCGTTACCCCGGCGCTGGGCCGGCACCCGGAGCGGCGCGAGCAGTTCCAGACCACCAGCGGCGTGGAGGTGGACCGCCTCTACACGCGCGACGACGTGGCGGGGCTGGACCACGGCCGCGACCTGGGATACCCGGGCGAATTTCCGTTCACCCGCGGCATTCAGCCGACGATGTACCGGGGCCGCTTCTGGACCATGCGCCAGTACGCGGGCTTCGGCACGGCGGAAGAGACGAACACGCGCTTCAAGCTGCTCCTGGAGGCGGGGCAGACGGGGCTTTCCACCGCGTTCGACCTGCCCACGCAGATGGGGTACGACAGCGACCACGCCATGTCAGCGGGCGAGGTGGGGCGCGTGGGCGTGGCCATCGACACGGTCGACGACATGCGCACCCTGCTGGACGGCATTCCGCTGGACCGCGTGTCGACCTCCATGACCATCAACGCCACCGCGTCCATCCTGCTGGCGTTCTACGTGGCCGTGGCCGACGAGCGCGGCATCGACCGGTCCAAGCTGTCGGGCACCATCCAGAACGACATCCTCAAGGAGTACATCGCCCGGGGAACGTACATCTTTCCCGTGGAGCCCTCGCTGCGGCTGATCACCGACATCTTCGGGTTCTGCAACGCGCAGGTGCCGCGCTGGAACACCATCTCCATCAGCGGCTACCACATCCGCGAGGCGGGCGCCACGGCGGCGCAGGAGGTGGCGTTCACCTTCGCCAACGCCATGGAGTACGTGAAGCGCGCGCTGGCCGCCGGGCTGCCCATCGAACGCTTCGCGCCGCGGCTGTCGTTCTTCTTCGCCTCGCACAACGACCTGTTCGAGGAAGTGGCCAAGTTCCGCGCCGCACGCCGGCTGTACGCCCGGCTGATGCGGGAGCGCTGGGGTGCCAACGACGAGGGCGCCAAGCTGCGATTCCACACGCAGACCGGCGGCGTGACGCTGCAGGCGCAGCAGCCGCTGAACAACGTGGTGCGCGTGACGGTGCAGGCCCTGGCCGCGGCACTGGGCGGCACGCAGTCGCTGCACACCAACGGCTACGACGAGGCGCTGTCGCTTCCCACGGCGCAGGCGGCCACGCTGGCGCTGCGCACGCAGCAGGTGCTGGCGTACGAATCCGGCATCGCCGACACGGTGGATCCGCTGGCCGGCTCGTACTACGTGGAGTCGCTGACGGACGCGCTGGAGGCCAAGGCGCGCGAGTACCTGGACCGCATCGAGGAGATCGGCGGCGCGTCCGAAGCCATCGCGTACATGCAGGAGGAGATTCACCGCGCGGCGTACGAGTTCCAGATCGCGGTGGAGCGCGGCGACAAGACCATCGTGGGGGTCAACAAGTTCAAGGGCCAGGACGAGCCGTTCGACCTGGGCCAGCCCGACTTCTCGGCGCTGGAAAAGGGGCAGCGCGCGCGCCTCGCCGACATCCGCGCCCGCCGCGACGACGCCGAGGTGCGCGCCCGGCTGGAAGCCATCCGCGCGGCGGCGCGCGGCACCGACAACCTGATGCCGCTCATCATCGACGCCGTGAAGACGATGGTGACGCTCGGCGAGATCAGCGACGCCCTGCGCGCCGAGTGGGGCGTCTACCGCCCGGCGTGA
- a CDS encoding L,D-transpeptidase: protein MKRNRWLVVLALFAPALAPESGRAQMALSRDSGLIVSSVEAAIARPARRMENFSVVVDVSDRVLYVMSGQRVVRSYPVSVGEAGYDTPTGQFTIRRMIWNPDWRPPASAWARDKKYEAPGSPGNPMGRVKMFFREPDFYIHGTGLTSSLGNARSHGCIRMRNIDAVELARLVMVNGGDTKNDAWYQETVAKADNMRPVTLPTPVTFRVRE from the coding sequence ATGAAGAGAAACAGGTGGTTGGTCGTGCTGGCGCTGTTCGCGCCGGCGCTGGCCCCGGAGAGCGGGAGGGCGCAGATGGCCCTTTCGCGCGACAGCGGGCTGATCGTGTCGTCCGTCGAGGCGGCCATCGCGCGGCCGGCGCGCCGCATGGAGAACTTCTCGGTGGTGGTGGACGTGTCCGACCGCGTGCTGTACGTGATGAGCGGCCAGCGCGTCGTCCGCAGCTACCCGGTGTCGGTGGGCGAGGCGGGGTACGACACGCCCACCGGGCAGTTCACCATCCGCCGGATGATCTGGAACCCCGACTGGCGGCCGCCCGCCTCGGCGTGGGCGCGCGACAAGAAGTACGAGGCGCCGGGCTCGCCGGGCAACCCCATGGGGCGCGTGAAGATGTTCTTCCGCGAGCCCGACTTCTACATCCACGGGACGGGGCTGACGAGCTCGCTGGGCAACGCGCGGTCGCACGGCTGCATCCGCATGCGCAACATCGACGCGGTGGAGCTCGCGCGGCTGGTGATGGTCAACGGCGGCGATACCAAGAACGACGCGTGGTACCAGGAAACCGTCGCGAAGGCGGACAACATGCGCCCGGTGACGCTTCCGACGCCGGTGACCTTCCGCGTCCGCGAGTAG
- a CDS encoding response regulator transcription factor, with protein MIHPVAGLPSGYGAAPETAPEAPSPVRVMVAASVRLVRDGLAHTLGTATEVVAVTADGCATLREIARLEPGLLLLDVSMEGALGLVQQMARAAPGTRVVAFAVDDAHDDQLLAWAEAGVVGWVGRDASADDVVQAVLRAARGELLCSARTAALLSARLALLARQGRVAAPPGHAGQLTPREAEVGELLARGCSNKHIARVLGLQLATVKNHVHSILEKLEVRSRGEAGALLRGTHAGV; from the coding sequence ATGATCCACCCCGTCGCAGGCCTGCCCTCCGGTTACGGGGCGGCTCCCGAGACCGCTCCCGAGGCGCCTTCGCCCGTGCGGGTCATGGTGGCCGCGTCCGTGCGGCTGGTCCGCGACGGCCTTGCCCACACGCTGGGGACGGCCACGGAGGTGGTGGCGGTGACCGCGGACGGGTGCGCGACCCTGCGCGAGATCGCGCGGCTGGAGCCCGGCCTGCTGCTGCTGGACGTTTCCATGGAAGGTGCGCTGGGGCTGGTGCAGCAGATGGCGCGCGCAGCGCCCGGCACCCGCGTGGTGGCGTTCGCGGTGGACGACGCGCACGACGACCAGCTGCTGGCCTGGGCCGAGGCGGGGGTGGTGGGATGGGTGGGGCGCGACGCATCGGCCGACGACGTGGTGCAGGCGGTGCTGCGCGCGGCCCGGGGCGAACTGCTGTGCTCCGCGCGCACGGCGGCACTGCTTTCCGCGCGGCTGGCCCTGCTGGCGCGGCAGGGGCGGGTGGCGGCTCCCCCGGGCCACGCCGGCCAGCTCACGCCGCGCGAGGCCGAGGTGGGCGAGCTGCTGGCGCGCGGCTGCTCCAACAAGCACATCGCCCGGGTGCTGGGGCTGCAGCTGGCCACCGTGAAGAACCACGTGCACAGCATCCTGGAAAAGCTGGAGGTGCGCAGCCGGGGCGAAGCCGGCGCGCTCCTTCGCGGCACGCACGCCGGGGTGTAG